TGTCCGACGCCTCCCGTATCCAGGGCGGACTGGGCTGGCAGATCGCCGTCGACGACCAGCTGCGCAGCCTGGGCGGACGGGCCCTGTGCCGGCCGTGCACCGGCTCGATGCCCCATCCCCTGGTCACCGTCTGGTGGTTCGTCCTGCCGGTGCTGGCCGGCCTCGGTCTCGTGGTCGCGGCCCGGGCCCGGCGCCTGGGACGGACGCTCGTCCCGCTGGTCTGCGCCGCCACGGCAGCCCTCCCGTACCTGTTCATGATCGGCTACGCGGCGCCCCGCTTCCTCCAGCCGACCTACGCGCTGCTCGCGATCCCGGTCGCCGACGCCCTGTGGCACCTGGTCAGGGCCCCGGGCGGGAAGTGGCGCCCGGTGGCCGCCGCCCTGGTCGCGCTCGGCCTGGCCGGGCATCTGGCGGTGCAGGTCGCCGTCCTGGAACGCACCGTGGCCCGCAACACCGACAGCCGCCGCGACTGGGACCGCACCGCCGGCGCGCTCCACCGCCTCGGCGTCCGCCCGCCCTGCCTGCTCACCGGCCACAACGCCCTCCCGATCGGCTACTACGCCGGCTGCTCCTCGGGCGCGACCGCCGGCCACAACGAGAACACCACCCCGGCGGCCGTCCTGCGCACCGCGCAGCGCCTCCCGGTCGCCCACCTCACCCCGGCCGGCGGCACACCGCCGGGCTACGCCCGCACCTGGCCCGTCCACCGGATCTCGAACCTGGACGTCCGCGTCGCACCGCCCGCACGGCGGACCGGCCCCTGACGCCGCACGGCGCTCCCGCCCCAACTCGCGTTTCCCGCCCACCCTGTTCAGGTAGGAGTCGGTTGACGGTCACGGACGAGGGGGGAACGCCATGACGGGGAACGACCACGAGGGCCGGCTGGGGGAGGAGTTCTTCACACCCGGCTCCTCGTCCTTCACCGAGTTCCTGGCGGCCCACCGCCCCGAACTGCTGAGCACCCGCAGGATCCTCCCGGACGGCGTCCGCGCCGAGGGCGCCCCGCACGGCACCACCGTGCTGGCCCTCACCTACGGCGACGGCGTGCTGATCGCGGGCGACCGGCGGGCGACGATGGGGAATCTCATCGCCCAGCGGGACCTGGAGAAGGTACACCCCGCCGACGACCACACCGCGGTGGCCTTCGCCGGTTCCGTCGGGCTCGCGCTGGACCTGGTGAAGCTCTATCAGGTCGAGCTGACGCACTTCGAGAAGGTCGAGGGCATCCCCATGACCCTCGCCGCGAAGGCGACCCGGCTGGCCACGATGATCCGGGACAACCTGGGCCAGGCCATGCAGGGCCTCGCCGTCGTCCCGCTGCTCGCCGGCTACGACCCCGCGGCTGACGAGGGCGGGCGCGGCCGCATCTTCGGCTTCGACGTCGCCGGCGGCCGCTACGAGAAGTTCGGCTTCCACGCCGAGGGCTCCGGCTCGCCGTACGCCCGGGGCGCGTTGAAGAAACTGTTCCGCCCGGGCATGTCCCGGCGCGAGGCGGCCCTGGCCGCGCTCCAGGCGCTGTACGACGCGGCCGACGACGACTCCGCGACCGGCGGCCCGGACATCACCCGCCGTATCTACCCCGTCGTGTCCGTCATCACCGAGGACGGATTCGAGCGGCTGCCGGAGGCGGAGACGGAGGAGCTCAGTCGCGAGATGGTCGAGCAGCGCCGCAGCCGGCCGGACGGACCGAACGCCGCGGTGTGACATACCGCCGCGGGGGCGTGTGACACCCCACCGTGGGGCGCCCGGTCCCGCGGAGTTTTCGGTTCCCCCGCGGAGTTTTCGGTTCCATGGACAAGACCTGTCGCGGGCTTTACTGCACATGTGTTGCAGGTGCCGGAGGATGGCGCGAGGCTGTTTCCCGCAGCCGTCCGTCCGACAGAAGGACCTTCCCCCCGATGACGGCCGCCCCTGAGTCCACTCCGCCCCTCCCCGCCACGGCTTCCGCCCAGCGCACGGCCCGGCACCGCGTCCGCACCTCCATGACGCGGCAGGAGTGGACCAGGGTCGGGGGGATGGCCGCGGTCATCGTGGCCCTGCACGTGATCGGCTGGTTCACCCTCGTCGCGATCGTCGCCCCCGAGCACCGCACCATCGGCACACAGACCTTCGGCGTCGGCATCGGCGTCACCGCGTACACGCTCGGCATGCGGCACGCCTTCGACGCCGACCACATCGCCGCCATCGACAACACCACCCGCAAGCTGATGGGCGAGGGGCAGCGCCCGCTGTCGGTCGGCTTCTGGTTCTCCCTCGGCCACTCCAGCGTCGTCTTCGTCCTGGCCTTCCTGCTCACCCTCGGCGTGAAGACCCTGGCCGGACCGGTGCGCGACGACGGCTCCGCGCTGCACGACGTCACCGGCCTGATCGGTACGACCGTCTCCGGGACGTTCCTCTACCTCATCGCGGCCGTCAACCTCGTCGTCCTCGCCGGCATCTGGAAGGTGTTCCGCAGCATGCGCTCGGGCCACTACGACGAGGCCGCCCTGGAGGAGCAGCTGAACAACCGCGGCTTCATGAACCGCCTCCTGGGCCGTGTCATGAAGTCGGTCTCCAAACCCGGGCAGGTGTACCCGCTGGGCGTCCTCTTCGGCCTCGGCTTCGACACCGCCACCGAGATCGCCCTGCTCGTCCTGGCCGGCTCCGGCGCCGCCTCCGGCCTGCCCTGGTACGCGATCCTGTGCCTGCCCGTCCTGTTCGCCGCCGGGATGTGCCTCCTCGACACCATCGACGGCACGTTCATGAACTTCGCCTATGGCTGGGCCTTCTCCAAGCCGGTCCGCAAGGTCTACTACAACCTCACGATCACCGGCCTGTCCGTCGCCGTGGCCCTGCTCATCGGGACCGTCGAACTCCTCGGCCTGCTCGTGGAGCGGCTCGGCCTGCACGGTCCCTTCTGGGACTGGATCGCCGGCCTCGACCTCAACGTCCTCGGTTACGTCGTCGTAGGGCTCTTCGTCGCCACCTGGGTGGTGGCGCTGCTGGTGTGGAGGTTCGCGCGCATCGAGGAGAAGTGGACAGGGGACCTGGCCCGGCCGGGAGGCGGTGTCACTCCATGACGGCGACGGCGTACCCGAACGCGAGGGCCACCGCCAGGAGGACGACGGCCACCGCGCAGCCGAGCACCCCCGTCACCGCGGCGATCGCGATCCAGCCGGCCCGCGCCACGCGCTCGGACCGCCGGACCACGTCGTCGTCCTCGTACAGGCCCTCATCAGTCATGACGCCCTCCCGGACGGCGAACCTACCGCAGGGTGATGCGTCCGCCGAGGTTAGAGCCCGCGTAACGGGAAACGCGGAACGGGCACGTGAGACGAACGAGTCGACGCAGCGCGACAGGGAGGCAGAAGTGATGGGCACGGAACCGATGCGCCCCGAACCGATGGCGGACGACGCGTACCAGCCCACCGGGAGCAACGAGGAGCAGGAGGACGCCGCGCCGCTGGACCTCCAGGACGCCGTCGACGAACGGACCTACGACGACACCCTCGACGAGGGCTACTCCCCGCCGGAGAAGCCGCTCGGCGTCACCAAGCGCGGCACCACCGCCGCCGAGCAGCACGACGGCGAGACCCTCGACGAACGCCTCTCCCAGGAGGTCCCCGACGTGTCCGCCGAGCCCGCCGGGGACGGCGTGGGCGACAGCCTCGACAGCGACGGCGAACCGGTCGACCCGGAAGCGGGCACCGAACGTGCGGGCCGCCTGGTCGCCCCGGACGAGGGCGCCCACCCCGACACGACGAAGGAGACCGTCGCGACGGACGTCGGCATCGACGGGGGCGCGGCCGGTGCGGAGGAGGCGGCGGTACACGTGGTGGAGGACGACAGCGACCTGCCGGAGGACGACGACAGGGCGTGACCCGCAGGGCGTCGCGCGTCATGGAGAGCCGTGTGACGCGCGACGCCCTGCGGGGAAGGGCTACGGCAGCAGCTTCTCCAGCGCGGCCGGGCCCTCCGCTGCCAGCTTGCGCTTGGCCCATTCCAGGTTGCGCGGGGTGAGGTCCTTGCCTGAGGCGAGGACGAGGTCCTCCGGTGACACGTCGGTGCCGGTGCGGGCGTGGAGCAGGCGGTCCGGGGTGGTGCTGTCCTCGGGCGGCCGGGACGCGTGGGGCTGTGACGTCGACATGTTCTCTGCTCCTAGGGTCCGGATCGCTGGTGCGGCCCCGGTGCGGAAAATCGGGTCCGATATCACCATTCAACGCGGGAGCCCAGCGTGCATCCGGAGAGCCCCGGCCGCTGCGCCGGCCCCCCACCAGCTCGCGGGAAACCCGCCGAGGGATCCCGTCGGAATCCAGCCGGCCCTCGGCCGAGCGTCCCACCGGCGGCCGACCGGAACTCCCTCCGGGAGCTGGCTGGAAGTCCCCAGAAGCCGGCCGGGAGCCGGCCCGGTGGCGGCCGGAAGGCGGGCGTGATTTCCGCGCGGGGGTCCCGGTCTCCCCACCGGAACCTTCACCGGCAGCTCGCCAGATGCCCTGCCGAGACCCTCACCGGAGGAGCGCCCGAAGCCTGCAGGAAGCCAGCCGGGAGGCGCTCGGAAGACCCCGCCGATGCCGGCCACGAGTCGGCTGGAAGTCCGCCGGGGCCGGCCGGGAGCTGACAGGAAGCCCTGCCGAGCCCTCCAACCGGAAGCCCACCTCAAGCCCGCCGGGAGCCCGCAGGGAGTCGGCCGGACGGACAGAAGCTTTTCCCATGCGCACACACGTGTGCGTACGACCGTGCGACTCCGCCGCCGTCAGCGCAGCCCGCTCCGCGGACGGGGCGCGAGCACGAGCATCGTGACGTCGTCCCGGATGTCCGGGCAGTACCGGACCAGGTCGGTCCACACCCGCTCGGCCAGCGCGGCCGGGTCCTCGTCGGCGAGGCCCGGCAGCCGCTCGGCCAGGGGATAGAAGGCCCCGCCGGCGTCCCTGGCCTCGGTGACACCGTCGGACGCGAGGAACAGCCGGTCACCGGCCCGCAGCCGCACCGAGACGACCCTCGGCGGAGTGACCTCGGCGAGGCCCAGCCCCAGCGGCGTGCACGGCTCGACGTCCAGCTCGACGGCCAGCCCGTCCCGCAGCAACAGCGGCCCGGCCTGCCCGCACGCCACGATCCGCACCACACGCGCGTCGGCGGAGAAGTCCAGCAGCACCGCCGTCGCGAACAACTCGGCATGCGGCTCGCCCGCGGAGTCCACCGCCAGCCTCCGGTCGAGCCGGGCCGCCACCGCCTCCGGATCCGGCTGGTCCAGCACCGCCTCCCGGAAC
The genomic region above belongs to Streptomyces coeruleorubidus and contains:
- the prcB gene encoding proteasome subunit beta is translated as MTGNDHEGRLGEEFFTPGSSSFTEFLAAHRPELLSTRRILPDGVRAEGAPHGTTVLALTYGDGVLIAGDRRATMGNLIAQRDLEKVHPADDHTAVAFAGSVGLALDLVKLYQVELTHFEKVEGIPMTLAAKATRLATMIRDNLGQAMQGLAVVPLLAGYDPAADEGGRGRIFGFDVAGGRYEKFGFHAEGSGSPYARGALKKLFRPGMSRREAALAALQALYDAADDDSATGGPDITRRIYPVVSVITEDGFERLPEAETEELSREMVEQRRSRPDGPNAAV
- a CDS encoding HoxN/HupN/NixA family nickel/cobalt transporter, which encodes MTAAPESTPPLPATASAQRTARHRVRTSMTRQEWTRVGGMAAVIVALHVIGWFTLVAIVAPEHRTIGTQTFGVGIGVTAYTLGMRHAFDADHIAAIDNTTRKLMGEGQRPLSVGFWFSLGHSSVVFVLAFLLTLGVKTLAGPVRDDGSALHDVTGLIGTTVSGTFLYLIAAVNLVVLAGIWKVFRSMRSGHYDEAALEEQLNNRGFMNRLLGRVMKSVSKPGQVYPLGVLFGLGFDTATEIALLVLAGSGAASGLPWYAILCLPVLFAAGMCLLDTIDGTFMNFAYGWAFSKPVRKVYYNLTITGLSVAVALLIGTVELLGLLVERLGLHGPFWDWIAGLDLNVLGYVVVGLFVATWVVALLVWRFARIEEKWTGDLARPGGGVTP
- a CDS encoding DUF5709 domain-containing protein; amino-acid sequence: MRPEPMADDAYQPTGSNEEQEDAAPLDLQDAVDERTYDDTLDEGYSPPEKPLGVTKRGTTAAEQHDGETLDERLSQEVPDVSAEPAGDGVGDSLDSDGEPVDPEAGTERAGRLVAPDEGAHPDTTKETVATDVGIDGGAAGAEEAAVHVVEDDSDLPEDDDRA
- a CDS encoding PP2C family protein-serine/threonine phosphatase, yielding MLPSVLLAGVCTAELISPEPLDIGFLLGAIPPLAVLAHGPVVTAVLGALAVVVLTVPVFRLDNPGSTDLLTVCFVAALSVLLSFVRSRRDAQLVTERSVAEVAQRAVVPPLPERVGPVRCAGLYRAAQSGTLVGGDFFDVRAGPYGVRAVMGDVQGHGLSAVATVASLLGAFREAVLDQPDPEAVAARLDRRLAVDSAGEPHAELFATAVLLDFSADARVVRIVACGQAGPLLLRDGLAVELDVEPCTPLGLGLAEVTPPRVVSVRLRAGDRLFLASDGVTEARDAGGAFYPLAERLPGLADEDPAALAERVWTDLVRYCPDIRDDVTMLVLAPRPRSGLR